In Seonamhaeicola sp. S2-3, the genomic window AAAATGCTTATCAAATTTTGGTGGCTTCAAGTGAGTCTAAAATCAATGCTAATAATGGCGATGTTTGGGATAGTAATAGAGTAGCTTCTAGTCAGTCAACCAATGTAGAATATAAAGGAAAACCTCTTGAAATTGGAAAAACTTATTTCTGGAAAGTTAGAATTTGGGATCAAGAAAATAGATTAGTAGACTATTCTAAAGTTCAAAAATTCACAATCGGTAAAAGTGATAGCTATATCATTTCAACAGAAAATAAATTTCAAATTGATAGTATAAAGCCTGTGAATTTTGAAAAACGTGGTGATTTTTACTTTATAGATTTTGGAAAAGCAGCATTTGCTACCATGAATTTTACATATAAAGCAAAAACACCTCACACACTTACTGTGAGAGTAGGTGAAATGTTAGATGATAAAGGTAATGTAAATAGAACCCCTCCAACCAAGAGTAATATAAGATATCAAGAGCTTAAAGTTGATGTCAAACCTGGGCAAACAGAATATCAAATTAAAGTTCATACAGACGAGAGAAATACAAGACCAAATAAGGCTATTCCTCTACCAGAAGGCTTTCCCCCTTTAGTGCCATTTAGGTATGCCGAAATTGAAGGTTTTGAAGGAGAACTTGAAGCCAACAATTTTACACAGCTCGCATTTCATACCTATTGGGATGAAGAGGCAAGTAGCTTTAATAGTAATAATAATATCTTAAATCAAGTTTGGGATTTATGTAAATACTCTATAAAAGCTACAACATTTAACGGACTTTATGTAGATGGAGACAGAGAACGTATACCTTATGAGGCAGACGCTTACTTAAATCAATTAAGTCATTATACTACAGATAGGGAATATGCAATGGCAAGACGTACCATAGAATATTTCATGAAACACCCAACATGGCCTACAGAATGGCAGCAACATGTCCCTTTATTGATTTATGCAGATTATATGTATACTGGTAATACAGAATTAATAGAGCGTTATTATGAAGCACTAAAGCATAAATCACTTTATGAACTTTCAAACGAAGATGGTTTAATAACATCTACAAAAGTAGATGCAGCATTTATGAAAAAACTAGGTTTCCCCGAAGGCTATAAGAAACCATTAACAGATATAGTTGATTGGCCAGGAAAAAACTTTGCAGGAAGTAAAACCAAAGGTGAACGCGACGGATTTGTATTTAAGCCATACAGTACTGTAATTAATTCATTCTTTTACGAGAATATGAAAATTATGGCTGAGTTTTCTAAAATTTTAGGCAAAACAGAAGATGCTTTAGATTTTGAATACAGAGCAGCAAAAGCAAAAAAAGCGGTTAACGAACAAATGTTTGATAAAGAACGTGGTATTTACGTAGATGGTATAGGAACAGATCACGCATCTTTGCATGCTAATATGATGCCATTAGCATTTGGATTAGTACCAGAAGAGCATATTAGCTCTGTTGTAGAATATGTAAAATCTCGAGGTATGGCTTGTAGCGTTTATGGCGTCCAGTTTTTAATGGATGGATTATATAATGCTGGTGAAGCAGATTACGCTTTAGAGTTATTAACAAGTAAAGCCAAAAGAAGTTGGTATAACATGATTAGAGTAGGTTCTACAATAACTTTAGAGGCTTGGGATTACGAGTATAAAGTAAATTTAGACTGGAACCATGCTTGGGGAGCTGTTCCTGCTAATGTAATTCCTCGTGGATTATGGGGTATAAAGCCTAAAACACCGGGTTATGGCATTGCAACTATTAAGCCTCAAATGAGTAAGTTAAAAAGTAGTTCTATTGAAGTACCAACAGTAAAGGGAACCATAAAAGCAGAATACAAGTATAATGGAGCTAGATTGCAAACTTATACCATTGAAATACCTGGCAATATGGTAGCAGAGTTTTCTTTAAACGATTTAGAAGGAAAAGATCTAATTCACAATGGAGAAAAGGTGCCTTCGGCGTTTGAGTCAATAAGACTTTCTCCAGGAAAACATATTATACAACTTAAGATAAATTCATTTTAAAAATCTACTAAATACCCCATTTGAAGGTAATGAAGATACTGGTTTTGTCACTGCTGTCTATGGTTAGCTTAAACTCTTGTAAAGAGTATAAAGATGTAAAAATAGGTGGCGAATTAAAAAAGTGGCACAAGATAACTTTAAATTTTGAAGGACCAGAAACCAGTGAAACGGATGTCAATAATCCGTTTTTAGATTACCGCTTAGATGTTACATTTAAAAATAAAGACAAAACTTATATAATTCCAGGATTTTATGCTGCTGATGGTAATGCAGCAGAAACTAGTTGTACGTCTGGAAATATTTGGCAAGCAAGATTTACACCCGATGAAATAGGAGAGTGGACGTATTCGGTATCTTTTAAAACGGGGAAAAACATTGCAATAAGCGATGATGTTTCTCAAGCTTCTAGTGCTGGGTATATGGACGGACAGTCAGGAACATTTTTAATCTCGGCATCTGATAAAACTGGAATTGATAATAGAGCAAAAGGTAGACTACAGTATGTGGGTGAAAATTATTTAAAGTTTGCTCAAATAGGTAAATATTTTATAAAACTAGGAGTTGATGCGCCTGAGAATTTATTGGCATATACAGATTTTGATGAGTCAACAAATGCCTTGGGGTTTCAA contains:
- a CDS encoding family 78 glycoside hydrolase catalytic domain, translated to MYKIKFLFGLILSILSFNITISQNKSDRQNESKPNIIFILTDDQRFDAIGYAGNKFVETPEMDNLANSGTYFHTAIATTPICAASRATLWTGLYERSHNYNFQTGNIREEYMANSYPTLLRNNGYYTGFFGKYGVRYNGLEKQFDEYESYDRNNRYKDRRGYYYKTIDKDTVHLTRYTGQQALDFIEKNATNKKPFCLSLSFSAPHAHDGAPEQYFWQNTTDNLLEDTTIPEPELADEKYFLAQPKIVRDGFNRLRWTWRYDTPEKYQHSLKGYYRMISGIDLEIKKIRNKLKEKGVDKNTVIILMGDNGYFLGERQLAGKWLMYDNSIRVPLIIYDPRANNHQDVKDMVLNVDIPSTIADIAGIEAPKTWQGKSLLPIVNQETNTIGRDTILIEHIWDFSEIPPSEGVRTQEWKYFRYVNDKSIEELYNLKKDPLETKNLIGKKKYQEVAKKLRAKLDELIAKNSDKYRKGPTDLTVELIREPETEVEIFDLKPEFGWTVPIESKFQNAYQILVASSESKINANNGDVWDSNRVASSQSTNVEYKGKPLEIGKTYFWKVRIWDQENRLVDYSKVQKFTIGKSDSYIISTENKFQIDSIKPVNFEKRGDFYFIDFGKAAFATMNFTYKAKTPHTLTVRVGEMLDDKGNVNRTPPTKSNIRYQELKVDVKPGQTEYQIKVHTDERNTRPNKAIPLPEGFPPLVPFRYAEIEGFEGELEANNFTQLAFHTYWDEEASSFNSNNNILNQVWDLCKYSIKATTFNGLYVDGDRERIPYEADAYLNQLSHYTTDREYAMARRTIEYFMKHPTWPTEWQQHVPLLIYADYMYTGNTELIERYYEALKHKSLYELSNEDGLITSTKVDAAFMKKLGFPEGYKKPLTDIVDWPGKNFAGSKTKGERDGFVFKPYSTVINSFFYENMKIMAEFSKILGKTEDALDFEYRAAKAKKAVNEQMFDKERGIYVDGIGTDHASLHANMMPLAFGLVPEEHISSVVEYVKSRGMACSVYGVQFLMDGLYNAGEADYALELLTSKAKRSWYNMIRVGSTITLEAWDYEYKVNLDWNHAWGAVPANVIPRGLWGIKPKTPGYGIATIKPQMSKLKSSSIEVPTVKGTIKAEYKYNGARLQTYTIEIPGNMVAEFSLNDLEGKDLIHNGEKVPSAFESIRLSPGKHIIQLKINSF